A single genomic interval of Streptomyces sp. NBC_00663 harbors:
- a CDS encoding thiamine pyrophosphate-binding protein translates to MKVYEALAEAFVKEGTSDVFGMMGDANMHWMAALADRGVRLYEVRHEGSGLGMADGWARGAGQPGVVTTTSGPGVSQLATSMIVASRARTPLVAFCGETALGDEGATQYLDQRRFAAAIECEFIRVTRPENAQEAVRRAFYLARTESRPVMISAPFDVQITELDDYDEDFAPSTALIEKTRLLPDPARLEAACDLIQDAKRVVIIAGRGARGADAGEEILALQERTGALLATTLQAKNWLCDRTDFHVGLSGLFGDKLSMELLQEADCVIAVGASLNHYTIESGYLYPEANYIQIDTAPHLVMGNGKVADCYLQADAVTALAELTRALQDRSVRLEGFHTDQVKEHLSARVQQPEYVREPGRLDPREAIWILDHELPGDMGLVLGSGHQTDFGTMLFQRSRDVLSNYGMFGAIGQAPLIALGQMIARGNKPGFVVEGDASFLMHLSEFETACRYDVPLLVVVMNDQGLGAEYHKAKAKGLDPDLATISTPELGAVAQALGGGGATVRTAQELRDALARYVREPRPTVIDVRITREVLSTPYRRIQYGEDV, encoded by the coding sequence GTGAAGGTCTACGAAGCCCTGGCCGAGGCGTTCGTCAAGGAAGGCACCAGCGATGTCTTCGGCATGATGGGCGACGCCAACATGCACTGGATGGCCGCGCTCGCCGACCGCGGGGTCCGGCTGTACGAGGTCCGGCACGAAGGCTCCGGCCTCGGCATGGCCGACGGCTGGGCCCGCGGCGCGGGACAGCCCGGTGTCGTCACCACGACCAGCGGCCCCGGCGTCTCGCAGCTGGCCACGTCCATGATCGTGGCGAGCCGGGCGCGGACTCCGCTCGTCGCCTTCTGCGGGGAGACCGCCCTGGGGGACGAAGGCGCGACCCAGTACCTCGACCAGCGCCGCTTCGCCGCAGCGATCGAGTGCGAGTTCATCCGGGTGACCCGTCCCGAAAACGCGCAGGAGGCGGTGCGGCGGGCCTTCTACCTCGCGCGGACCGAGTCCAGGCCGGTCATGATCAGCGCGCCGTTCGACGTCCAGATCACCGAACTCGACGACTACGACGAGGACTTCGCACCGTCAACCGCCCTGATCGAGAAGACCCGGCTGCTGCCCGACCCGGCCAGGCTGGAGGCCGCCTGCGACCTGATCCAGGACGCCAAACGTGTGGTGATCATCGCCGGCCGGGGCGCGCGCGGAGCCGACGCGGGCGAGGAGATCCTCGCGCTGCAGGAACGGACCGGCGCGCTCCTCGCCACCACGCTCCAGGCGAAGAACTGGCTGTGCGACCGCACCGACTTCCACGTCGGTCTGTCAGGTCTCTTCGGCGACAAGCTGTCGATGGAGCTGCTCCAGGAGGCCGACTGCGTCATCGCGGTGGGCGCCAGCCTGAACCACTACACGATCGAGAGCGGCTACCTCTATCCGGAAGCCAACTACATCCAGATCGACACTGCCCCGCACCTGGTGATGGGCAACGGCAAGGTGGCCGACTGCTACCTCCAGGCCGACGCCGTCACCGCACTCGCCGAGCTGACCCGCGCCCTGCAGGACCGCTCCGTCCGGCTCGAGGGCTTCCACACCGACCAGGTGAAGGAGCATCTGAGCGCGCGGGTGCAGCAGCCGGAGTACGTGCGGGAGCCCGGCCGGCTCGACCCGCGCGAAGCGATCTGGATCCTCGACCACGAACTCCCCGGCGACATGGGCCTGGTCCTCGGCAGCGGACACCAGACCGACTTCGGCACCATGCTCTTCCAGCGCTCACGGGACGTGCTCTCCAACTACGGCATGTTCGGCGCCATCGGGCAGGCCCCGCTGATCGCCCTCGGCCAGATGATCGCGCGGGGCAACAAACCCGGGTTCGTGGTGGAGGGCGACGCGAGTTTCCTGATGCACCTCTCCGAGTTCGAGACGGCGTGCCGCTACGACGTCCCGCTTCTGGTCGTCGTGATGAACGACCAGGGCCTTGGCGCCGAGTACCACAAGGCGAAGGCCAAGGGCCTCGACCCGGACCTGGCCACCATTTCCACACCCGAACTCGGCGCCGTCGCACAGGCGTTGGGCGGTGGTGGTGCCACGGTCCGCACGGCGCAGGAGCTGCGCGACGCACTGGCGCGGTACGTCCGCGAGCCCCGGCCCACGGTCATCGACGTCCGCATCACCCGCGAGGTGCTCAGCACGCCGTACCGCCGCATCCAGTACGGCGAGGACGTGTGA
- a CDS encoding amidohydrolase family protein, giving the protein MIIDSHGHFTTAPPALGEWRQKQIRAYEDSGARVSPAELSITDDEIRTAIEQGQLKLQTERGTDLTLFSPGAGKMAHHYGDERTSLDWSQVSNDLIARVCRLFPERFVGVCQLPQSPGDALAASVRNSVVELERCVEELGFVGCLLNPDPSDGYYQAPPLTDRVYYPLYEKMVELDVPAMVHVAMSRNPALQGTCAHYLAGDTAAFMQLCESELFQDFPTLKLILPHGGGAVPYHWGRYRGMMQDRGRPPLEESVLGNVYFDTCVYHQRGMELLLDVIPVRNVLFASEMIGAVRSVDPQTGRRFDDTKYTLDSIDMADADRQAVYGGNALRVFSRLDGVLKARATAAANVKESGK; this is encoded by the coding sequence ATGATCATCGACAGTCACGGCCACTTCACCACGGCGCCCCCGGCGCTGGGGGAGTGGCGACAGAAGCAGATCCGGGCCTACGAGGACTCGGGCGCACGGGTCTCGCCCGCCGAACTGAGCATCACCGACGACGAGATACGCACCGCCATCGAGCAGGGCCAGCTGAAGCTGCAGACCGAGCGCGGCACCGATCTGACGCTCTTCTCGCCGGGCGCGGGCAAGATGGCCCACCACTACGGTGACGAGCGCACCAGCCTCGACTGGTCCCAGGTCAGCAACGACCTGATCGCCCGGGTGTGCCGCCTGTTCCCCGAGCGGTTCGTCGGCGTGTGCCAGCTTCCGCAGTCGCCGGGTGACGCGCTGGCCGCCTCCGTACGCAACTCGGTCGTCGAACTGGAGCGCTGTGTAGAGGAGTTGGGGTTCGTCGGCTGTCTCCTCAACCCGGACCCGTCGGACGGGTACTACCAGGCCCCGCCACTGACGGACCGCGTCTACTACCCGCTGTACGAGAAGATGGTCGAGCTCGACGTGCCGGCCATGGTGCACGTCGCGATGTCGCGGAACCCCGCGCTGCAGGGCACCTGCGCCCACTACCTGGCCGGTGACACAGCGGCGTTCATGCAGCTGTGCGAGTCCGAGCTGTTCCAGGACTTCCCCACGCTGAAGCTGATCCTGCCGCACGGCGGCGGCGCCGTCCCGTACCACTGGGGCCGCTACCGGGGCATGATGCAGGATCGCGGCCGGCCGCCGCTGGAGGAGTCGGTCCTCGGCAACGTCTACTTCGACACCTGCGTGTACCACCAGCGCGGCATGGAACTGCTCCTGGACGTCATCCCCGTCCGCAACGTCCTGTTCGCCTCGGAGATGATCGGCGCCGTCCGCAGCGTGGACCCGCAGACGGGCCGCCGGTTCGACGACACCAAGTACACCCTCGACTCCATCGACATGGCCGATGCGGACCGGCAGGCGGTCTACGGAGGCAACGCGCTGCGGGTCTTCTCCCGGCTCGACGGCGTCCTGAAAGCGCGCGCGACGGCCGCGGCGAACGTGAAGGAGTCCGGCAAGTGA
- a CDS encoding HpcH/HpaI aldolase family protein gives MTTSRLNKVIGALDAGQHVFATFSAADPTSAVELTTTAYDTVVFEMEHKPWDINALRDSFQYLLSRRQIFGADSLAPAVTPMVRIPANGAEKAQWHAKQALDLGAFGIIWPHISTVEEARNAVAACRYPRLPDAPRYEPAGLRGDGPHAATRYWGISNIEYYASADVWPLAPDGEILVGLMIEDQLGIENLPDILDQVPGIGLILIGEGDMSQELGFPRQYEHPRVLECKRRILDICGARGIAVGHPHVTADNVKQVLDDGYRFLMSAPVRTYPGLDKARELTGRN, from the coding sequence ATGACAACGTCCAGGCTCAACAAGGTGATCGGCGCGCTGGACGCGGGACAGCATGTCTTCGCGACCTTCTCGGCGGCCGACCCGACGTCCGCGGTCGAGCTCACCACCACGGCGTACGACACGGTGGTGTTCGAGATGGAACACAAGCCCTGGGACATCAACGCCCTGCGGGACAGCTTCCAGTACCTGCTCAGCCGCCGTCAGATCTTCGGCGCCGACAGCCTCGCACCGGCCGTCACTCCGATGGTGCGCATCCCCGCCAACGGAGCCGAGAAGGCACAGTGGCACGCCAAACAGGCCCTGGATCTCGGCGCGTTCGGCATCATCTGGCCGCACATCTCCACGGTGGAGGAGGCCCGCAACGCGGTAGCCGCCTGCCGCTACCCGCGCCTGCCCGACGCACCCCGCTACGAACCCGCCGGACTGCGCGGTGACGGCCCGCACGCGGCGACGCGCTACTGGGGCATCTCGAACATCGAGTACTACGCCAGCGCCGACGTCTGGCCGCTGGCCCCGGACGGGGAGATCCTCGTGGGCCTCATGATCGAGGACCAGCTCGGCATCGAGAACCTGCCCGACATCCTCGACCAGGTGCCGGGGATCGGTCTGATCCTCATCGGCGAGGGCGACATGAGTCAGGAACTCGGCTTTCCCCGCCAGTACGAACACCCGCGGGTGCTGGAGTGCAAGCGGCGGATCCTCGACATCTGCGGTGCGCGCGGCATCGCCGTCGGCCACCCGCATGTGACCGCCGACAACGTCAAACAGGTCCTCGACGACGGCTACCGGTTCCTGATGTCCGCCCCGGTGCGCACCTACCCCGGCCTGGACAAGGCCCGCGAGCTGACCGGCCGCAACTGA
- a CDS encoding SRPBCC family protein: MLSITEEIAVPHPPQRVWEVVSSPQDVVSCIGGAELGPSHDDGSFDGTLVVRFGGIRVKFGARVSLDLDEPGHEGRLSARGKDGQGATRFSAHATFRVVAGENPGTSVVAVDGEVQLNGKLAKLIESGAGAVISRMTKEFSEQLIRKCAPPAEPVTRAAPGPHAAQTAGQAPGPAPARRAGLLARLRAWWSGRRSRRQPQPPMQADSANTSGEALGRGGRR; this comes from the coding sequence TTGCTATCGATCACGGAAGAGATCGCCGTACCCCATCCGCCTCAACGCGTCTGGGAAGTCGTCTCCAGCCCCCAGGACGTCGTGTCCTGCATCGGGGGTGCCGAACTCGGTCCGTCGCACGACGACGGTTCCTTCGACGGAACCCTGGTCGTCAGATTCGGCGGCATCCGCGTCAAGTTCGGCGCCCGGGTCTCGCTGGATCTCGACGAGCCCGGACATGAGGGCCGCCTCTCCGCCCGGGGCAAGGACGGGCAGGGCGCCACCCGCTTCAGCGCCCATGCCACCTTCCGGGTCGTCGCGGGCGAAAACCCCGGCACCTCGGTGGTCGCGGTCGACGGTGAGGTCCAACTCAACGGCAAGCTGGCCAAGTTGATCGAGTCCGGCGCGGGCGCGGTGATCTCGCGGATGACCAAGGAGTTCTCCGAGCAGCTGATCCGGAAGTGCGCCCCGCCGGCCGAGCCGGTCACGCGGGCCGCCCCTGGCCCGCACGCGGCGCAGACCGCCGGCCAGGCCCCGGGGCCGGCTCCCGCCCGTCGGGCCGGTCTGCTCGCCCGGCTCCGTGCGTGGTGGTCCGGGCGGCGCTCCAGGCGTCAGCCGCAGCCGCCGATGCAGGCCGACTCCGCGAACACATCAGGTGAAGCACTCGGTCGAGGAGGCCGACGATGA
- a CDS encoding ABC transporter ATP-binding protein: protein MSTTQRTTHPEALRLDNVTLQFPGTHRPAVEDVSLKVDRGKVVAVIGPSGCGKSTILNLAAGLLTPTQGQVHYAGEPVTTVNSDAAYVTQQSHLLPWLSVRANIGLALKFRKVPKEEREERIAHWISLVGLTGFEKHFPRELSGGMQKRCAIARALIYNPSIVLMDEPFGPLDAITRLNLQQELLNIWQEQNGTLVFVTHDLNEALYLADEVIVMSRGPGTIRRVIQVPFERPRSIGSLVETPEFAELYNDLWSLFASEQQEAA from the coding sequence ATGTCGACCACACAGCGCACCACCCACCCGGAGGCACTCCGCCTCGACAACGTCACCCTGCAGTTCCCCGGCACGCACCGACCGGCCGTCGAGGACGTGTCGCTGAAAGTCGATCGCGGCAAGGTCGTCGCCGTGATCGGCCCCAGCGGCTGCGGGAAGAGCACGATCCTCAACCTGGCCGCAGGACTGCTCACCCCCACCCAGGGGCAGGTCCACTACGCCGGCGAACCGGTCACGACCGTCAACTCCGACGCGGCGTACGTGACTCAGCAGTCCCATCTGCTGCCCTGGCTGAGTGTCCGGGCCAACATCGGTCTGGCGCTCAAGTTCCGCAAGGTACCCAAGGAGGAGCGCGAGGAGCGCATAGCCCACTGGATCAGTCTCGTCGGCCTGACAGGCTTCGAGAAGCACTTCCCGCGGGAGTTGTCCGGCGGCATGCAGAAGCGCTGCGCGATCGCGCGGGCGCTGATCTACAACCCGTCCATCGTGCTGATGGACGAGCCGTTCGGGCCGCTCGACGCCATCACCCGCCTCAACCTCCAGCAGGAACTGCTCAATATCTGGCAGGAGCAGAACGGGACGCTCGTCTTCGTCACGCACGACCTCAACGAGGCGCTGTACCTGGCCGACGAGGTCATCGTCATGTCGCGGGGGCCGGGCACGATCCGCCGTGTCATCCAGGTGCCCTTCGAGCGTCCTCGAAGCATCGGTTCCCTCGTCGAGACGCCCGAGTTCGCGGAGCTCTACAACGACCTGTGGAGCCTGTTCGCCTCCGAGCAACAGGAAGCCGCCTGA
- a CDS encoding LacI family DNA-binding transcriptional regulator, with amino-acid sequence MRHPYPIREIARQAGLSTATVDRVLNRRGNVRESTIREVYEAIKDLDRQQTQVRIAGRTFMIDIVMQTPERFSTAVREALEAELPSLHPAVVRSRFHFRETCPSAELVGTLDKIAKRGSQGVILKAPDLPEIAAAVGRLVAAGIPVVTLVTDLPHSPRLAYIGIDNRAAGATAAYLLQQWLGNRPGNVLATISRGSFRGEEEREMGFRSAMRVADPGRALVEVTDSDGLDATQRALVHEALKKDEDIVAVYSMGGGNLATLDAFDDLGRSCAVFVAHDLDHDNTRLLRERRLSAVLHHDLRQDVRRACQTVMRAHGALPDDGPTLPSAIQVVTPFNLPPDVSSVPFAG; translated from the coding sequence ATGCGTCACCCCTATCCGATCAGGGAAATCGCCCGTCAGGCAGGGCTGAGCACCGCCACGGTCGACCGCGTGCTCAACCGCCGCGGCAATGTGCGGGAGAGCACCATTCGTGAGGTGTACGAAGCCATCAAGGACCTGGACCGGCAGCAGACCCAGGTTCGGATCGCTGGCCGTACCTTCATGATCGACATCGTCATGCAGACGCCGGAGCGGTTCTCCACCGCTGTACGCGAGGCGCTGGAGGCCGAACTTCCCTCGCTGCATCCCGCCGTCGTGCGCTCACGCTTCCACTTCCGCGAGACCTGTCCGTCGGCGGAGCTGGTCGGCACCCTCGACAAGATCGCCAAGCGCGGTTCGCAAGGCGTGATCCTCAAGGCCCCCGACCTGCCGGAGATCGCCGCCGCCGTCGGGCGACTGGTCGCCGCCGGTATCCCCGTCGTCACTCTGGTGACCGACCTGCCGCACAGTCCGCGCCTGGCGTACATCGGCATCGACAACCGCGCGGCGGGCGCCACCGCCGCCTACCTCCTCCAGCAGTGGCTCGGCAACCGGCCGGGCAACGTGCTCGCCACGATCAGCCGCGGTTCGTTCAGGGGTGAGGAGGAGCGCGAGATGGGCTTCCGCAGCGCCATGCGCGTCGCCGACCCCGGACGAGCCTTGGTCGAGGTCACCGACAGCGACGGCCTGGACGCCACCCAGCGCGCCCTGGTTCATGAGGCGCTCAAGAAGGACGAGGACATCGTCGCGGTCTACTCCATGGGCGGCGGCAACCTCGCCACACTCGACGCGTTCGACGACCTCGGCCGGTCGTGTGCGGTCTTCGTCGCACACGACCTCGACCACGACAACACGCGGCTCCTGCGGGAGCGCCGCCTCTCGGCCGTCCTCCACCACGATCTGCGCCAGGACGTACGCCGCGCCTGCCAGACCGTCATGCGGGCTCACGGGGCCCTGCCGGACGACGGCCCGACCCTCCCCTCGGCGATCCAGGTGGTCACTCCGTTCAACCTGCCGCCCGACGTTTCTTCGGTGCCGTTCGCGGGGTGA
- a CDS encoding phytanoyl-CoA dioxygenase family protein: MSSPATAKRTWLTEADCDLGALRSLVEQKTDLGAYPSASGVQQNVLLYESDRLRALADTVEGCRRVQAELIRALLDGPGVVVLKGAFPNEAVVDGASDAFHALIEEERASGRARGDHFAEPGANDRVWNALDKVAVRTPEVFADYYANDVLKLVCEAWLGPAYQVTSQVNVVNPGGAAQSVHRDYHLGFLSQERAAAYPAHVHRLSPVLTLQGAVAHCDMPVESGPTLYLPHSQKYEPGFLAWRLPRFVEYFDSHHVQLPLNKGDAVFFNPALFHAAGHNRSTGIRRMANLLQISSAFGRAMETVDREAMANALFPVLLRRKTEGASDDWLRRVVAATAEGYPFPTDLDLDPPVDGMAPPSQADTLWQAVTEEWAPERLRKELRAAATRRRN; encoded by the coding sequence ATGTCCTCCCCAGCGACAGCGAAGCGGACATGGCTCACCGAGGCCGACTGTGATCTCGGCGCGCTCCGCTCACTCGTCGAGCAGAAGACCGACCTCGGGGCCTACCCGTCGGCCTCGGGCGTACAGCAGAACGTGTTGCTCTACGAGAGCGACAGGCTCCGGGCCCTGGCGGACACCGTCGAAGGCTGTCGGCGCGTACAGGCGGAACTGATTCGTGCACTGCTCGACGGGCCCGGCGTCGTGGTTCTCAAGGGCGCCTTCCCCAACGAGGCGGTCGTGGACGGCGCGTCCGACGCCTTCCACGCGCTGATCGAGGAGGAGCGCGCGAGCGGCAGGGCCCGCGGCGACCACTTCGCCGAGCCCGGCGCGAACGACCGTGTCTGGAATGCCCTGGACAAGGTGGCCGTACGGACGCCCGAGGTGTTCGCCGACTATTACGCCAACGACGTCCTGAAACTGGTCTGCGAGGCCTGGCTGGGCCCCGCCTATCAGGTCACCTCACAGGTCAACGTGGTCAACCCGGGCGGCGCGGCGCAGAGCGTGCACCGCGACTACCACCTCGGTTTCCTCTCCCAGGAGCGCGCCGCCGCCTACCCGGCGCATGTGCACCGCCTCTCCCCCGTGCTGACGCTGCAAGGCGCGGTGGCCCACTGCGACATGCCCGTCGAGTCCGGACCGACCCTCTACCTGCCGCACTCGCAGAAGTACGAGCCGGGCTTCCTCGCCTGGCGGCTGCCGCGGTTCGTCGAGTACTTCGACAGCCACCACGTCCAGCTCCCCCTGAACAAGGGCGACGCCGTCTTCTTCAACCCCGCGCTCTTCCACGCCGCCGGACACAACCGGTCCACCGGCATCCGTCGCATGGCCAACCTGCTCCAGATCTCCTCCGCGTTCGGCCGCGCGATGGAGACCGTCGACCGCGAGGCAATGGCGAACGCCCTGTTCCCGGTACTGCTGCGCCGCAAGACCGAAGGCGCTTCGGACGACTGGCTGCGCCGTGTGGTCGCCGCCACAGCCGAGGGCTACCCGTTCCCCACCGACCTGGACCTCGACCCGCCGGTCGACGGGATGGCTCCGCCCTCCCAGGCCGACACCCTCTGGCAGGCCGTGACCGAGGAGTGGGCCCCCGAGCGGCTGCGCAAAGAACTGCGGGCGGCAGCCACGCGCCGCCGGAACTGA
- a CDS encoding Gfo/Idh/MocA family protein: MRIGIMGLGRIGAFHAETLAGLDAVDSLVVTDPVAAAVASAVERFGATAAESPEAVFAAGVDGVVIAAATDAHPALILAAVQAGVPVFCEKPVARGVEASLEVLRAVEASDVEVHIGYNRRFDAGCVAARQAVVSGELGDLHTIRSTTLDPAPPPPAYVAVSGGIFRDCSVHDFDIVRWVTGREVVEVYATGGNRGADHIREAGDVDTASALLTLDDGAIAVISNSRHNTRGYDVRLELHGMKDSIAVGLEDKLPLRSVEPGAGFPAGTPHHFFMDRFTAAYRAELTAFTEVVAGTRPSPCTVADAIEASWIAEACTLSLHEHRPVRLDEVRKA, from the coding sequence ATGCGCATAGGCATCATGGGACTCGGCCGGATCGGCGCATTCCATGCGGAGACCCTGGCCGGGCTGGACGCGGTGGACTCCCTGGTCGTCACCGACCCGGTGGCCGCGGCCGTCGCCTCGGCCGTCGAGAGATTCGGGGCCACCGCGGCGGAATCCCCCGAAGCCGTGTTCGCAGCCGGCGTGGACGGCGTCGTCATCGCCGCCGCGACCGACGCACACCCCGCGCTCATCCTCGCCGCCGTGCAGGCGGGCGTCCCGGTCTTCTGCGAGAAGCCCGTGGCCCGTGGCGTCGAGGCGAGTCTGGAGGTGCTGCGCGCGGTGGAGGCCAGCGACGTCGAGGTGCACATCGGCTACAACAGGCGCTTCGACGCGGGATGCGTGGCCGCGCGGCAGGCCGTGGTCAGCGGTGAGCTCGGCGACCTCCACACCATACGGTCCACCACCCTCGACCCCGCCCCGCCGCCGCCCGCCTACGTGGCCGTCTCAGGCGGCATCTTCCGGGACTGCAGCGTGCACGACTTCGACATCGTGCGCTGGGTCACCGGCCGGGAGGTGGTCGAGGTCTACGCGACCGGCGGCAACCGGGGCGCGGACCACATCCGGGAGGCGGGCGATGTCGACACCGCTTCCGCGCTGCTCACCCTCGACGACGGCGCCATCGCTGTCATCTCCAACTCCCGGCACAACACCCGCGGTTACGACGTACGCCTGGAGCTGCACGGCATGAAGGACAGCATCGCGGTCGGGCTGGAGGACAAGCTGCCGCTGCGCTCCGTGGAGCCGGGTGCCGGCTTCCCGGCCGGCACGCCGCACCACTTCTTCATGGACCGCTTCACCGCCGCCTACCGCGCCGAACTCACCGCCTTCACCGAGGTCGTCGCCGGCACCCGGCCCTCTCCCTGCACGGTGGCCGACGCCATCGAGGCGAGCTGGATCGCCGAGGCGTGCACCCTCTCGCTCCACGAACACCGGCCCGTACGACTCGACGAGGTGCGCAAGGCATGA
- a CDS encoding Gfo/Idh/MocA family protein → MTNEPLRIGVLGAARIAELSIVGPARAGGHRLVAVAARDRGRAEAFAAAHGVERVADSYADLIADPEIDVVYNPLANSLHGPWNLAALRAGKHVLTEKPSASNAEEAIEVHEAVAKAGTVFMEGFHYLFHPVTRRLHELLDSGELGELRHVEAMVAMPAPPDSDVRWSLPLAGGALMDLGCYSLHALRTLAPWAGGAPRLVAARGGEKAGATGVDEWLYADLEFPSGITGTANCHMAYGKWQMSCRVVGTRGEATAMNFVQPHLDDRVVVRTAAGERTEELGRRSSYTFQLEAFAAHLRDGAPLALDADDALTTMRLIDDCYRAAGFPVRPRTVLPAAG, encoded by the coding sequence ATGACGAACGAACCGCTGCGGATCGGCGTCCTCGGCGCCGCCCGGATCGCCGAACTCTCGATCGTCGGACCCGCCCGTGCGGGCGGCCACCGTCTCGTCGCGGTGGCCGCCCGCGACCGCGGCCGGGCGGAGGCCTTCGCCGCCGCCCACGGCGTCGAACGCGTCGCCGACTCCTACGCCGACCTGATCGCCGACCCCGAGATCGACGTCGTCTACAACCCGCTGGCCAACAGCCTGCACGGGCCGTGGAACCTGGCGGCGCTGCGGGCCGGCAAGCATGTGCTCACCGAGAAGCCGTCCGCGAGCAACGCCGAAGAGGCGATCGAGGTCCACGAGGCCGTCGCCAAGGCGGGCACCGTGTTCATGGAGGGCTTCCACTACCTGTTCCACCCGGTCACCCGGCGCCTGCATGAGCTGCTCGACAGCGGGGAGCTGGGCGAACTCCGGCACGTCGAGGCCATGGTCGCCATGCCCGCACCGCCGGACAGCGACGTACGGTGGTCGCTTCCGCTGGCCGGCGGCGCGCTGATGGACCTCGGGTGCTACAGCCTGCACGCGCTGCGCACGCTCGCACCCTGGGCCGGCGGCGCTCCCCGGCTCGTCGCCGCGCGCGGCGGAGAGAAAGCCGGGGCCACGGGCGTCGACGAGTGGCTGTACGCCGACCTTGAGTTCCCGAGCGGAATCACCGGGACCGCCAACTGCCATATGGCGTACGGCAAGTGGCAGATGAGCTGCCGCGTCGTGGGCACCCGTGGTGAGGCCACGGCGATGAACTTCGTGCAGCCGCACCTCGACGACCGGGTGGTCGTTCGCACGGCCGCCGGCGAGCGCACCGAGGAACTCGGCCGCCGGTCGTCGTACACCTTCCAGCTGGAGGCCTTCGCGGCCCACCTGCGGGATGGCGCGCCACTGGCGCTGGACGCGGACGACGCGCTGACCACCATGCGGCTCATCGACGACTGCTACCGCGCGGCCGGGTTCCCGGTCCGGCCGCGTACGGTGCTTCCGGCCGCCGGCTGA
- a CDS encoding Gfo/Idh/MocA family protein, with product MPSERALGVAVVGTGKMGADHVRRLRHRISGARVTAVVDIEAERAKTLADAIEGCAAYTEPAAAMAARDVDAVLIASPGPAHEAALLEALDRDLPVLCEKPLTPDAASALRVLAAEQKLGHRRVQVGFMRRYDAEYMKLKRLLSKGELGRTLMLHHRHRNPAMPEWFTEEMLINDSVVHEMDVTRWLLDQEITAVTVHKPASTSNAPAGMSDPQFVLFETESGALVDVEIFGHCGFGYQVQAEAVCERGIVRMDDEHGPRLTTADGRWGGRVTPDYLERFEDAYDREVQAWVDATRRGETTGPSVWDGYAAAAVCEAGVLSQREGRRVEVELIERPAFYQ from the coding sequence ATGCCATCTGAGCGAGCGCTCGGCGTTGCCGTCGTCGGCACCGGCAAGATGGGCGCCGACCATGTGCGCAGACTTCGCCACCGCATCAGCGGGGCCCGCGTGACGGCCGTCGTCGACATCGAGGCGGAGCGCGCCAAGACCCTCGCGGACGCGATCGAGGGCTGCGCGGCGTACACCGAACCCGCGGCGGCCATGGCGGCGCGGGACGTGGACGCCGTCCTCATCGCCTCCCCGGGGCCCGCCCACGAGGCGGCCCTGCTCGAAGCCCTCGACCGCGACCTGCCGGTGCTGTGCGAGAAACCGCTCACCCCCGACGCGGCCTCCGCGCTGCGCGTCCTTGCGGCAGAGCAGAAGCTCGGACACCGCCGCGTCCAAGTGGGCTTCATGCGGCGGTACGACGCCGAGTACATGAAGCTCAAGCGGCTTCTCAGCAAGGGGGAGTTGGGGCGGACGCTGATGCTGCACCACCGGCACCGCAATCCGGCCATGCCGGAGTGGTTCACCGAGGAGATGCTCATCAACGATTCCGTGGTGCACGAGATGGACGTGACCCGCTGGCTCCTCGACCAGGAGATCACCGCGGTCACCGTGCACAAACCGGCTTCGACCTCGAATGCCCCGGCCGGTATGAGTGACCCTCAGTTCGTGCTCTTCGAAACCGAGTCGGGTGCTCTCGTCGATGTCGAGATCTTCGGGCACTGCGGGTTCGGCTATCAGGTGCAGGCCGAGGCGGTCTGTGAACGTGGCATCGTTCGGATGGACGACGAGCACGGGCCGCGGCTGACCACCGCTGACGGCCGCTGGGGTGGCCGTGTCACACCGGACTACCTCGAACGCTTCGAGGACGCCTACGACCGCGAGGTCCAGGCCTGGGTGGACGCCACGCGGCGCGGCGAGACGACCGGGCCCAGCGTCTGGGACGGATACGCGGCCGCGGCCGTCTGCGAGGCGGGCGTGCTGTCCCAGCGAGAGGGCCGGCGTGTCGAGGTCGAGCTGATCGAGCGACCCGCCTTCTATCAGTAG